From Pseudarthrobacter equi, a single genomic window includes:
- a CDS encoding aldehyde dehydrogenase family protein: METYDALLAAISPAPGTGRTILDPATGAAVGEAPVHGVADLEAAITAAAAAQPAWAALGHEARSAVLLKAADAVERSAEELAQLLSREQGKPLNGPNARFEVGACAAWLRAAAGTPLETETLVDDGETRAELHYRPIGVVGAIGPWNWPMMITTWQIAPALRMGNTVVVKPSEYTPLSVLALAKVLNEELPEGLLTVVSGGREVGEALASHGAVGKVMFTGSTATGKAIIRSSADTVKRLTLELGGNDAGIVLPGTDPRAIAQDLFWGAFINTGQTCAALKRLYVHDSIYDAVCEALTDVAKAMPMGNGLDENNVLGPLQNKAQYDVVANLVEAARASGARIIVGGNPEASQPGYFYPATLVADIDNGNPLVAEEQFGPALPIVRYGSIDEAVEMANALDVGLGASVWSSDPAAARAVAARLEAGTVWINRHGAVDPRIPFGGAKQSGYGLEFGAEGLKALGVPQVING; the protein is encoded by the coding sequence GTGGAAACCTATGATGCGCTTCTGGCCGCCATCTCGCCCGCCCCCGGCACCGGCCGGACCATCCTGGACCCAGCGACCGGCGCGGCCGTGGGAGAGGCTCCGGTGCACGGAGTGGCGGACCTGGAAGCGGCCATCACCGCTGCCGCCGCCGCGCAGCCCGCGTGGGCTGCCCTGGGCCACGAGGCACGGTCCGCCGTCCTCCTCAAGGCGGCCGACGCCGTCGAACGCTCAGCGGAGGAGCTCGCCCAGCTGCTCTCCCGCGAGCAGGGCAAGCCCCTCAACGGGCCCAACGCCCGGTTCGAGGTGGGCGCCTGCGCGGCCTGGCTCCGCGCCGCGGCCGGCACTCCCCTGGAAACCGAAACCCTGGTGGACGACGGCGAAACGCGCGCCGAACTGCACTACCGGCCCATCGGCGTCGTGGGCGCGATCGGGCCGTGGAACTGGCCCATGATGATCACCACCTGGCAGATCGCCCCCGCCCTCCGCATGGGCAATACCGTGGTGGTCAAGCCGTCCGAGTACACGCCGCTTTCGGTCCTGGCGCTGGCCAAGGTGCTCAACGAGGAACTTCCCGAGGGGCTGCTGACCGTGGTGTCCGGCGGGCGGGAAGTAGGCGAAGCGCTGGCCTCGCACGGGGCGGTGGGCAAGGTCATGTTCACCGGGTCCACCGCCACAGGCAAGGCGATCATCCGGTCGTCCGCGGACACCGTCAAACGCCTCACGCTCGAGCTCGGCGGCAACGACGCCGGCATCGTCCTGCCCGGCACCGATCCCCGGGCGATCGCCCAGGACCTCTTCTGGGGCGCCTTCATAAACACCGGCCAGACCTGCGCCGCGCTCAAGCGCCTCTACGTACATGACTCCATCTACGACGCCGTCTGCGAGGCACTCACCGATGTCGCGAAGGCCATGCCGATGGGGAACGGCCTGGACGAAAACAACGTCCTGGGGCCGCTGCAGAACAAGGCGCAGTACGACGTCGTCGCGAACCTCGTAGAGGCGGCCAGGGCTTCCGGAGCGCGCATCATCGTCGGCGGAAACCCGGAAGCCAGCCAGCCCGGCTACTTCTACCCCGCGACGCTGGTGGCGGACATCGACAACGGCAACCCGCTGGTGGCCGAGGAACAGTTCGGCCCCGCGCTGCCGATCGTCCGCTACGGCAGCATCGACGAAGCGGTGGAGATGGCGAACGCCCTCGACGTCGGCCTGGGCGCCTCGGTATGGTCCTCCGATCCCGCGGCGGCCCGTGCGGTAGCTGCCCGGCTCGAAGCGGGCACCGTCTGGATCAACCGGCACGGCGCCGTCGACCCGCGGATTCCGTTCGGCGGGGCCAAACAGTCCGGCTACGGCCTGGAATTCGGCGCCGAAGGCCTCAAGGCCCTGGGCGTACCGCAGGTCATTAACGGCTAA